A portion of the Lolium rigidum isolate FL_2022 chromosome 1, APGP_CSIRO_Lrig_0.1, whole genome shotgun sequence genome contains these proteins:
- the LOC124667421 gene encoding cysteine-rich receptor-like protein kinase 44, producing MAIILLLLLLSSFTPFQGTAQSAVFCDNVKAIASTLPNKTSSSPVHFATATVGQAPDVVYALALCRGDILDDSTCANCITNTFQFMSNATPADVQCHDAGSFYADCILLYNGNNILAAPLSTVGEYDDGVPPFERWNVKNVTGDVPLITGLIHQLLVETVDKAASSTPRRFATGVVDSNTNFPRVYSLAQCTPDLSSGDCLSCLNRLLGMINSTMALRMGGQMGVIRCYFRYDASQFYQGKPMISLGPASPAPVPAEQHKRRKSKLWVIPIVLVPLAGAAFVCAFLYFRRLKKQRKGNVLRLEGSRNQDSEGEEQLVWQGKNSEFSMFDFEQLLAATNNFSEENKLGQGGFGAVYKGKLPDGLYIAVKRLASHSGQGFTEFRNEVQLIAKLQHSNLVRLLGCCSQEDEKILVYEYLPNKSLDFFIFDEKRRASLDWSNIIAVIEGIAHGLLYLHKHSRLRVIHRDLKPSNVLLDNEMNPKISGFGLAKISTSNNNEVNTTRRVVGTYGYMAPEYASEGIFSIKSDVFSFGVIMLEILSGIRNSGSKQCGDFINLLGYAWQLWEEGRWVDIIDATLLPKSHSVKMMRYINIALLCVQENAADRPTMADVISMLSSDIMILPEPMQPAYFNVRIGNEESSTTIESCSINDITISVTVGR from the exons ATGGCGATCATCTTGTTGCTCCTTCTACTGAGCAGCTTCACTCCCTTCCAGGGGACCGCCCAGTCCGCCGTGTTCTGCGACAACGTCAAGGCCATCGCCTCCACCCTCCCCAACAAAACCTCCTCATCCCCGGTACACTTCGCGACCGCCACCGTCGGCCAAGCCCCCGACGTCGTCTATGCTCTGGCCCTCTGCCGAGGCGACATCCTCGATGACTCCACCTGTGCCAACTGCATCACCAACACGTTCCAATTCATGTCCAACGCTACGCCAGCTGACGTGCAGTGCcatgacgccggctccttctacgCCGACTGCATCCTCCTCTACAACGGGAACAACATCCTAGCGGCGCCCCTAAGTACCGTGGGAGAATACGACGACGGCGTGCCGCCCTTCGAGAGATGGAACGTCAAGAACGTCACCGGCGACGTGCCCCTCATCACCGGCCTCATCCACCAGTTACTGGTGGAGACCGTGGATAAGGCTGCCAGCTCGACGCCGAGGCGGTTCGCCACGGGCGTCGTGGACAGCAACACCAACTTCCCGAGGGTCTACTCTCTGGCACAGTGCACGCCGGACCTCTCCTCCGGCGACTGTCTCTCGTGCCTGAATCGTCTCCTCGGCATGATCAACTCCACCATGGCCCTGCGCATGGGAGGGCAGATGGGTGTCATACGGTGCTATTTCAGATACGATGCGTCTCAGTTCTACCAGGGCAAACCCATGATAAGTCTCGGGCCGGCATCGCCAGCTCCGGTTCCGGCTGAACAGCACAAGA GGCGGAAGAGCAAGCTGTGGGTAATTCCTATAGTTCTTGTTCCTCTAGCGGGAGCAGCATTTGTGTGTGCCTTCTTATACTTTCGTCGGCTCAAAAAGCAAAGAAAAG GTAATGTGCTGAGATTAGAAGGATCCAGGAATCAGGATTCGGAAGGGGAGGAACAACTTGTTTGGCAAGGGAAAAATTCAGAGTTCTCCATGTTTGACTTTGAACAGCTACTAGCGGCTACAAATAATTTCTCAGAAGAAAACAAACTTGGGCAAGGCGGCTTTGGTGCTGTATACAAG GGCAAGCTTCCCGATGGGTTGTATATAGCAGTTAAGAGACTTGCTTCACATTCAGGACAAGGTTTCACTGAATTCAGAAATGAAGTCCAACTCATAGCCAAACTCCAGCATAGCAATTTGGTTAGGCTCTTGGGATGTTGCTCTCAGGAGGACGAGAAAATATTGGTGTATGAATACTTGCCAAACAAGAGTTTGGATTTCTTCATCTTTG ATGAAAAAAGAAGAGCTTCACTAGATTGGTCCAATATTATAGCAGTTATTGAAGGAATAGCGCATGGGCTTCTTTACCTACATAAACATTCACGTCTGCGTGTCATACATCGAGATCTTAAACCAAGCAATGTTCTCTTGGACAACGAAATGAATCCAAAGATTTCAGGTTTTGGGTTAGCAAAAATATCCACCTCAAATAACAATGAAGTCAACACTACAAGAAGAGTGGTTGGTACATA TGGTTACATGGCCCCTGAGTATGCTTCAGAGGGCATATTCTCAATTAAATCCGACGTCTTCAGCTTTGGTGTTATTATGCTCGAGATCCTTAGCGGAATACGAAATTCTGGAAGCAAACAATGTGGAGATTTCATCAATCTTCTTGGATAT GCATGGCAATTGTGGGAAGAAGGGAGGTGGGTTGATATCATTGATGCAACATTGCTTCCCAAAAGTCACTCGGTGAAGATGATGAGGTACATTAACATAGCATTATTGTGTGTACAAGAGAATGCAGCAGATCGACCAACAATGGCAGATGTTATATCAATGCTCAGCAGCGACATTATGATCCTTCCTGAGCCCATGCAACCGGCTTATTTCAATGTTAGAATAGGAAATGAAGAGTCGTCCACCACTATTGAGTCATGTAGTATTAATGATATTACCATATCTGTCACTGTTGGGAGGTAG